From Streptomyces sp. NBC_00683, one genomic window encodes:
- a CDS encoding group II truncated hemoglobin → MTDSTKPLVEAIGGLDALRRLSNTFYDDVLADPLLAPVFANFSRTHTEHVAVWLAEVFGGPTGFTDELGGHQALLRAHLGLSITEEQRLRWMELMTGAVEKELPDDELLRCRVIEYFDWGTKIAREVSADPAGTDVGDPGPTPRWGWNGLA, encoded by the coding sequence ATGACCGACAGCACGAAACCTCTGGTCGAGGCCATCGGCGGTCTTGATGCGCTCCGCCGCCTGAGCAACACCTTCTATGACGATGTCCTGGCGGATCCTTTGCTCGCGCCTGTCTTCGCCAACTTCAGCCGCACCCACACCGAGCACGTCGCCGTGTGGCTCGCCGAGGTCTTCGGCGGCCCGACCGGGTTCACTGACGAACTCGGCGGCCACCAGGCTTTGCTGCGCGCCCACCTCGGCCTGTCGATCACCGAGGAGCAGCGCCTGCGCTGGATGGAGCTGATGACAGGTGCTGTCGAGAAGGAACTCCCGGACGACGAACTGCTGCGGTGCCGTGTCATTGAATACTTCGACTGGGGCACCAAGATCGCCCGCGAGGTGTCAGCTGATCCGGCCGGCACCGACGTCGGTGATCCCGGCCCCACGCCCCGGTGGGGCTGGAACGGACTGGCCTGA
- a CDS encoding golvesin C-terminal-like domain-containing protein, with product MAAATAILASSLSTSAQAQGPKVPDNAVQGGKSLPKSTSKPHEVVERDRTTVLGKNHSSSKDVALSASGDGTGFHVLTGKEKDGYKFATVATLREDGFDADTWIGNTCVTASGKYAAVAYAPRAFTNNPELMVRGAFTAVVDLGSGKVTKLPFTASLAYFSPGCGTKDDVVFTQLTYDGDKEQKTRLITVDAATGEQTRSAAFPGQVTSAVPTRHGIVAGHGNKLVRINGQKETVLAVTKHVPFQIAADSGDGVTFIDREADTKKTKVKSWAKHLDSTQVKGKKATPKTVAEGKLADWDLSATPGGTVFLTGKATSKGTLPGRVKNPGHLAKGARMSSLGHAGVSTTWADGKTSLITPEETKQVRDARITLDVVATGKHTALDATPQLSAERAEAGSRLSPALGVPTGKKSSAKPSVSGDSEGMSTQSARTQVLTASPTGPSEGTDERYCAVARNDVKKQAFQPTPRQVEWAVDQAVVGELGVGRPANWKNTGMDSYSPQGLFPPITLAGDPNGTLDNEDPDVTDRWHIPSQVMLGITAQESNMWQATRFAVPGVTANSLVGNYYGTQYTSDGTQADPWRINFSEADCGYGITQATDGMRLAGKTKEGETALPPSTQEAVALDYAANIAYGVTILSRKWNDLHGQGMTINDGHPQWLENWFLALWAYNSGLYAAADSAGHKGVGWTNNPANPLWKANRVPFLQHAVDPHLDDYSHAAHPQDWPYEEKVLGWAARPISAMFGPGDFRAGYLAAWWNSDAQRAAVKPPLDTFCDASNSCDPSKVVDGDSNDPGMGACALDSGDSDTNPHWLHCWWGKSAEWKNCDTGAECGHQVHRFNTSYPEQADANSYPPRCSTGLPANALVVDDLPDGTTPAGSNTRGCGAAKSDGTFALTYQASDIIDSETGQTITTYPGKIDTHQIGAGYGNHFWFAHTRTAESFPPPGDRMKATGTWKLGRQITEYSGQAKVYAHIPDHGAQTSKAEYRIKHTAGETVKAIDQSANQSNKWVDLGAYFFGGMTPEVSLDNFNGGDGTKDIAWDALAFVPGDYSGMPADLTFGDPDVNAPDPAPVEPPQSISGEYFSLLPTSAGLARSATGAEELLLTSAPAKQSAKSSAGSVSTTEAMSCSLTTQSMDYTRTEACIVDDLYFTGSTSGTPKASFDLRHEFDLDPDSDTFTQTVSVSLKSLVTEVPALTLDIDFDCRGYCEKETPVWNGSKTFVAGDTHTATVTQKIKWNNTTDDRGRISPYLTVKGTANGQTSNPMTAEKSELDVRCDRDVKATPGCVFSSYKPTYVMNAKKFPAAAAHAWMVQNKLPGHYGLRGNNPLTFLADDVLVPDPPTSNKSIVDHNRGVICPTSWERSRLATMSPELGADDVPSCDEFPFAASWQSAATPKNWGGQNLSQVTSGEGCLNTIAQRGADGVWRLVPDPRSHVPTWTEPCGRSSMSNNQNTQSMSLFPTWRKNNRVLEGDNYWLDANRS from the coding sequence ATGGCGGCAGCGACGGCGATTCTTGCGTCGTCACTGTCCACGTCCGCACAGGCTCAGGGACCGAAGGTCCCCGACAACGCCGTTCAAGGCGGCAAGAGCCTGCCGAAGTCAACGAGCAAGCCCCACGAGGTTGTTGAGAGGGACCGCACCACGGTCCTGGGCAAGAACCACTCTTCTTCCAAGGACGTTGCCCTGTCGGCCTCCGGCGACGGCACCGGCTTCCATGTCCTGACAGGAAAGGAGAAGGACGGCTACAAGTTCGCCACCGTAGCCACGCTACGCGAGGACGGGTTCGATGCGGACACCTGGATAGGTAATACGTGCGTGACCGCGTCCGGGAAGTATGCGGCTGTCGCCTACGCACCCCGGGCATTCACCAACAATCCCGAATTGATGGTGCGCGGAGCATTCACCGCCGTCGTCGACCTGGGCAGCGGCAAGGTCACCAAGCTGCCGTTCACCGCGTCGCTGGCCTACTTCTCTCCGGGCTGCGGCACCAAGGATGACGTGGTGTTCACCCAGCTGACCTACGACGGGGACAAGGAGCAGAAGACCCGTCTGATCACCGTGGACGCGGCCACGGGCGAGCAGACCCGGTCGGCCGCCTTCCCCGGTCAGGTCACCTCGGCTGTCCCGACCCGGCACGGCATCGTGGCCGGCCACGGCAACAAGCTCGTCCGCATCAACGGGCAGAAGGAGACCGTCCTCGCCGTAACGAAGCATGTGCCGTTCCAGATCGCCGCCGACAGCGGCGACGGCGTGACCTTCATCGACCGGGAAGCCGACACCAAGAAGACCAAGGTGAAGTCCTGGGCCAAGCACCTGGACTCCACACAGGTCAAGGGCAAGAAGGCCACCCCGAAGACGGTCGCCGAAGGAAAGCTCGCCGACTGGGACCTGTCCGCCACCCCGGGCGGCACGGTGTTCCTCACGGGCAAGGCTACGAGCAAGGGGACTCTGCCTGGTCGGGTGAAGAACCCGGGCCATCTCGCCAAGGGTGCTCGTATGTCGAGTCTCGGCCACGCGGGCGTGTCCACGACGTGGGCGGACGGCAAGACCAGCCTGATCACGCCCGAGGAGACCAAGCAGGTCCGTGATGCGCGGATCACTTTGGACGTGGTCGCCACCGGAAAGCACACCGCGCTGGACGCCACACCTCAGCTGTCCGCCGAGCGGGCCGAGGCCGGAAGCCGGCTCTCCCCCGCGCTGGGCGTCCCTACAGGGAAGAAGTCATCCGCGAAGCCGTCGGTCAGCGGCGACAGCGAGGGGATGTCCACGCAGTCGGCGCGCACCCAGGTGCTGACGGCGTCGCCGACCGGTCCGAGTGAGGGCACCGATGAGCGCTACTGTGCGGTGGCCCGCAACGATGTGAAGAAGCAGGCGTTCCAGCCGACTCCGCGGCAGGTGGAATGGGCTGTGGACCAGGCCGTTGTCGGTGAACTGGGCGTCGGCAGGCCGGCGAACTGGAAGAACACCGGCATGGATTCCTACAGCCCCCAGGGGCTGTTCCCGCCGATCACGCTGGCCGGTGACCCCAACGGCACCCTCGACAACGAGGACCCGGATGTCACCGACCGCTGGCACATACCCTCGCAGGTGATGCTCGGCATCACGGCGCAGGAATCCAACATGTGGCAGGCGACCCGCTTCGCCGTTCCCGGGGTCACGGCCAACAGCCTCGTCGGCAACTACTACGGCACCCAGTACACCTCGGACGGAACCCAGGCCGACCCCTGGCGGATCAACTTCTCCGAGGCGGACTGCGGCTACGGCATCACACAGGCCACCGACGGCATGCGGCTCGCAGGCAAGACCAAGGAGGGCGAGACAGCACTGCCGCCGTCCACGCAGGAAGCTGTCGCTCTGGACTACGCCGCGAACATCGCCTACGGCGTGACGATCCTGTCCCGCAAGTGGAACGACCTCCACGGCCAGGGCATGACGATCAATGACGGTCACCCGCAGTGGCTGGAGAACTGGTTCCTCGCCCTGTGGGCGTACAACTCGGGCCTCTACGCGGCCGCCGACTCCGCCGGCCACAAGGGGGTGGGCTGGACCAACAACCCGGCCAACCCGTTGTGGAAGGCCAACCGGGTCCCCTTCCTGCAACACGCCGTCGATCCGCACCTGGACGACTACTCCCACGCCGCGCACCCGCAGGACTGGCCGTACGAGGAGAAGGTGCTGGGCTGGGCCGCACGCCCGATCTCCGCGATGTTCGGGCCCGGCGACTTCCGGGCCGGTTACCTGGCCGCCTGGTGGAACAGCGACGCACAGCGTGCCGCTGTGAAGCCGCCGCTGGACACTTTCTGCGACGCGTCCAACTCCTGCGACCCGTCGAAGGTTGTGGACGGCGACTCCAACGACCCCGGCATGGGGGCCTGTGCGCTGGACTCCGGCGACAGCGACACCAATCCGCACTGGCTGCACTGCTGGTGGGGAAAATCCGCCGAATGGAAGAACTGTGACACCGGGGCCGAATGCGGCCACCAGGTACACAGGTTCAACACGTCGTACCCGGAACAGGCGGACGCCAACTCCTATCCGCCGCGGTGCAGCACCGGCCTCCCGGCGAACGCTCTGGTGGTGGACGACCTTCCCGACGGCACGACCCCGGCAGGATCGAATACACGCGGGTGCGGGGCGGCGAAGTCGGACGGTACGTTCGCCCTGACCTACCAGGCCTCCGACATCATCGATTCCGAAACCGGGCAGACCATCACCACCTACCCCGGCAAGATCGACACCCACCAGATCGGCGCCGGCTACGGCAACCACTTCTGGTTCGCCCATACTCGAACGGCCGAGTCGTTTCCGCCGCCGGGTGACCGCATGAAGGCAACCGGCACCTGGAAGCTGGGCCGGCAGATCACCGAGTACAGCGGACAGGCCAAGGTCTACGCTCATATCCCCGATCACGGGGCCCAGACCTCCAAGGCCGAGTACCGCATCAAGCACACCGCCGGTGAGACGGTGAAAGCGATCGACCAGAGCGCCAACCAGTCCAACAAGTGGGTTGATCTCGGCGCGTACTTCTTCGGCGGCATGACTCCTGAGGTCAGTCTGGACAACTTCAACGGTGGTGACGGGACCAAGGACATCGCCTGGGATGCGCTCGCGTTCGTACCTGGCGACTACTCCGGCATGCCGGCAGACCTGACCTTCGGCGACCCGGACGTCAACGCCCCGGATCCGGCGCCGGTGGAGCCGCCCCAGAGCATCTCGGGCGAGTACTTCAGTCTGCTTCCCACGTCCGCCGGCCTCGCGCGGTCCGCAACCGGAGCGGAGGAACTGCTTCTCACCTCGGCGCCGGCGAAGCAGTCCGCCAAATCGTCGGCCGGCTCCGTCTCCACCACGGAGGCCATGAGTTGCTCCCTCACCACACAGTCCATGGACTACACGCGGACTGAAGCGTGCATCGTGGACGACCTGTACTTCACGGGATCAACGAGCGGCACCCCGAAGGCGAGCTTCGACCTCCGTCACGAGTTCGACCTGGACCCGGACAGTGACACCTTCACTCAGACGGTGTCGGTCAGCCTCAAGTCCCTGGTCACCGAGGTTCCTGCACTGACCCTGGACATCGACTTCGACTGCCGTGGCTACTGTGAGAAGGAGACTCCGGTATGGAACGGTTCGAAGACCTTCGTCGCTGGCGATACTCACACGGCCACAGTCACTCAGAAGATCAAGTGGAACAACACCACTGATGACAGGGGAAGGATCAGCCCCTATCTGACGGTCAAGGGAACGGCGAACGGTCAGACCAGCAACCCGATGACGGCTGAGAAATCAGAGCTCGACGTCCGATGTGACCGCGACGTGAAGGCCACTCCGGGCTGTGTCTTCAGCTCGTACAAGCCGACGTACGTCATGAATGCCAAGAAGTTCCCGGCGGCTGCCGCACACGCTTGGATGGTCCAGAACAAGTTGCCCGGACACTACGGGCTGCGAGGCAACAATCCGTTGACCTTCCTGGCCGACGACGTTCTGGTGCCCGACCCGCCGACGAGCAACAAGAGCATCGTCGACCACAACCGTGGTGTGATCTGCCCGACTTCGTGGGAGCGCAGCCGTCTGGCGACGATGTCCCCCGAGCTGGGCGCGGACGACGTCCCCAGCTGCGACGAGTTCCCCTTCGCGGCAAGTTGGCAGAGCGCTGCGACACCGAAGAACTGGGGCGGGCAGAATCTGAGTCAGGTGACATCGGGTGAAGGCTGCCTGAACACGATCGCCCAGCGTGGCGCGGACGGCGTGTGGAGGCTTGTACCTGACCCGCGCTCCCATGTGCCGACCTGGACCGAACCGTGTGGCCGTTCCAGCATGTCGAACAACCAGAACACCCAGTCCATGAGCCTGTTTCCGACCTGGCGTAAGAACAACCGGGTCCTCGAAGGAGACAACTACTGGCTCGACGCCAATCGCTCCTGA
- a CDS encoding MarR family winged helix-turn-helix transcriptional regulator — protein MLIDDLQQESRRYLASYVMFNQAVADHLKLHPTDVQCLNLLTAEPGRFTTGRIAELTGLTSGSATRLVDRLEKAGYVVRHRDKTDRRRVWVEPVPEAMRDLRELWSELSQGWRAMFADYTEDERALLYRHMQRTVELSRQQIAHLRNKE, from the coding sequence ATGCTGATTGACGATCTCCAGCAGGAGTCCCGCCGCTACCTGGCCTCGTACGTCATGTTCAACCAGGCGGTAGCGGACCATCTCAAGCTGCACCCCACCGACGTCCAGTGCCTCAACCTGCTGACCGCCGAGCCCGGCAGGTTCACCACCGGCCGGATCGCCGAACTCACCGGCCTGACCAGCGGATCGGCCACCCGGCTGGTCGACCGACTCGAGAAGGCCGGTTACGTTGTCCGGCACCGCGACAAGACCGACCGCCGCCGGGTTTGGGTGGAACCTGTTCCAGAGGCGATGCGGGATCTCAGGGAGCTCTGGTCCGAGCTGAGCCAGGGATGGCGGGCGATGTTCGCCGACTACACCGAGGACGAGCGCGCCCTTCTGTACCGGCACATGCAGCGCACCGTTGAACTCTCCCGGCAGCAGATCGCCCACCTGCGCAACAAGGAATGA
- a CDS encoding NmrA/HSCARG family protein has protein sequence MTKESYRPVVAVAGATGAQGGAAARSLLDQGFQVRALTRTSDSAAARALRRLGAEVYAADFDDSKSLEAALNGADGLFAMSTPFGSDPETEIRQGIDLLEAARGVGHIVFTSAAHADRGTGIPHFESKYRIERHLRGLGVPWTILGPAAFMDNYTVEWSLEGLREGRFVLPMPADRPLTLIPARDIGAFAAHVLARPQEFAGRRIDIASDKLTCLEIAEALTGVCGRPIVFERLPIAHVEAFSADLAAMFRYFTDVGLDVDVNALRRDFPEIGWQRFGTWAAERTWPAS, from the coding sequence ATGACGAAGGAATCCTACCGGCCCGTGGTGGCCGTCGCCGGAGCGACCGGCGCCCAAGGCGGCGCGGCCGCCCGCTCGCTGCTCGATCAGGGCTTCCAGGTCCGCGCCCTCACCCGCACTTCCGATTCGGCCGCCGCCCGCGCGCTGAGGCGCCTCGGCGCCGAGGTGTACGCGGCGGACTTCGACGACAGCAAGTCGCTGGAGGCGGCCCTGAACGGCGCCGACGGATTGTTCGCGATGTCCACGCCATTCGGCTCGGACCCGGAGACCGAAATCAGGCAGGGCATCGACCTGCTGGAGGCCGCCCGTGGTGTCGGGCACATCGTGTTCACCTCGGCAGCTCACGCCGACCGCGGCACGGGCATTCCGCACTTCGAGAGCAAGTACCGCATCGAGCGGCACCTGCGAGGGCTGGGTGTGCCCTGGACGATTCTCGGTCCGGCCGCATTCATGGACAACTACACGGTCGAGTGGTCGCTCGAGGGTCTACGCGAAGGCCGGTTCGTGCTGCCGATGCCGGCCGACCGGCCGCTGACACTGATTCCCGCGCGGGACATCGGCGCCTTCGCAGCCCATGTTCTTGCGCGACCGCAGGAGTTCGCGGGCCGGCGCATCGACATCGCTTCCGACAAGCTGACCTGTCTGGAGATCGCGGAAGCCCTGACCGGGGTGTGCGGCCGACCGATCGTCTTCGAGCGGCTGCCGATCGCCCACGTCGAGGCGTTCTCGGCCGATCTCGCCGCGATGTTCCGCTACTTCACAGACGTCGGCCTCGATGTGGACGTGAACGCACTGCGGCGCGACTTTCCGGAGATCGGCTGGCAGCGCTTCGGCACCTGGGCAGCCGAGCGCACCTGGCCGGCCAGCTGA
- a CDS encoding metallophosphoesterase, with the protein MTDSSDTRPADSDAQAPRQSRLHRLMRYLPLIAPVLLWAVPCWVLLHSGQHWPLPVALAGTALFALGLVGMPLAMVRGHGRRQQDRAAIVGDTLLGTSWVLFAWSILLGVPLLLVLTVAGVDGAQDRARMVTWVVLGISAVLLAWGYAEARRVPRVRRLDVQLPRLGAGLDGLRVVLITDTHYGPLDRTRWSAQVCETVNTLDADLVCHTGDIADGTAERRRAQAAPLGTVRATRARVYVTGNHEYYSEAQGWVDLMDELGWEPLRNRHLLLERGGDTLVVAGVDDVTAESSGLAGHRAHLAGALDGADPDLPVLLLAHQPKFIDRAAADGVDLQLSGHTHGGQIWPFHHLVRIDQPALAGLSHHGPRTLLYTSRGTGFWGPPFRVFAPSEITLLVLRSPDLPTSM; encoded by the coding sequence GTGACCGACTCCAGCGACACCCGACCCGCCGACAGTGACGCGCAAGCTCCGCGGCAGAGTCGACTGCACCGCCTGATGCGCTACCTCCCCCTGATCGCCCCCGTCCTGCTGTGGGCCGTGCCCTGCTGGGTGCTCCTGCACAGCGGCCAGCACTGGCCGCTGCCCGTCGCGCTCGCCGGCACCGCCCTGTTCGCCCTCGGTCTCGTCGGGATGCCGCTCGCGATGGTGCGCGGCCACGGCCGGCGCCAGCAGGATCGGGCGGCGATCGTCGGTGACACCCTGCTGGGCACCAGCTGGGTCCTGTTCGCCTGGTCCATTCTGCTCGGCGTCCCCTTGCTGCTCGTCCTGACCGTGGCCGGCGTCGACGGGGCTCAGGACCGGGCTCGAATGGTCACTTGGGTGGTCCTCGGCATAAGCGCCGTACTACTCGCCTGGGGGTACGCCGAAGCCCGCCGCGTGCCGCGCGTGCGCCGACTGGACGTACAACTCCCAAGGCTGGGTGCCGGGTTGGACGGCCTCCGCGTCGTCCTCATCACCGACACCCACTACGGTCCCCTCGATCGCACTCGCTGGTCGGCGCAGGTGTGCGAGACGGTGAACACCCTGGATGCCGACCTGGTCTGCCACACGGGTGACATCGCGGACGGCACGGCCGAACGCCGCCGCGCGCAGGCCGCCCCACTCGGAACCGTGCGGGCCACCCGGGCCCGTGTGTACGTCACCGGCAACCACGAGTACTACAGCGAGGCCCAGGGCTGGGTCGACCTGATGGACGAGCTGGGCTGGGAGCCGCTGCGCAACCGCCATCTGCTCCTCGAACGCGGAGGCGACACCCTCGTGGTTGCCGGCGTGGACGACGTCACCGCCGAGTCCTCCGGCCTGGCAGGACACCGCGCCCACCTCGCCGGAGCCTTGGACGGCGCCGACCCCGACCTCCCCGTCCTGCTCCTGGCACACCAGCCCAAGTTCATCGACCGGGCGGCAGCCGACGGCGTCGACCTACAGCTCTCCGGCCATACCCACGGTGGCCAGATCTGGCCCTTCCACCACCTGGTCCGCATCGACCAGCCCGCCCTCGCCGGCCTCAGCCACCACGGCCCCCGCACCCTCCTCTACACCAGCCGCGGCACCGGCTTCTGGGGTCCGCCGTTCCGCGTCTTCGCCCCCAGCGAGATCACCCTGCTCGTGCTCCGCTCCCCGGACCTGCCCACCTCGATGTAG